Proteins found in one Mycoplasmopsis citelli genomic segment:
- a CDS encoding transglutaminase-like domain-containing protein, with protein sequence MKRQINFAPDIYDELWTANPQHPEKVNINDVKKQNSKELYTKYENTNIQTIDEINKLNLKFNNFKNTLNFEPKKINVENKEYEFYDTSQLKHFDYEKFYKYQNFLSLKDKRGIGSLNTFNIYNNLLWERPNLFSDGLYKSIYSELIKPVHKRTKDNNYIVDRTIPLTEEEIKQGKSTFTDAKWINPIPEYKKWFNHWKEILPKIINNTWDDKTKIKAVAYYIATNSLYLSPIKHKFNYNGYGFYNPSQIFTNDPEIQCVGYSMNLAAALTILNIPVRILGGPVAIDVSNPVPDGYHAWNEVYVDGRWKAINLTWFDYSETTNFSKETFELKDDEDLFLERSSKHMDQFKLEISSYETTIMFFKNPKEYEYKDLPESI encoded by the coding sequence ATGAAAAGACAAATTAACTTTGCTCCAGATATTTATGATGAGCTTTGAACCGCAAACCCACAACATCCCGAAAAAGTAAATATAAATGATGTTAAAAAGCAAAACTCTAAAGAACTGTACACAAAATACGAAAATACTAATATTCAAACAATAGACGAAATAAATAAATTAAATTTAAAATTTAATAATTTTAAAAATACATTAAATTTTGAGCCTAAAAAAATTAACGTCGAAAACAAGGAATACGAATTTTATGATACTAGCCAATTGAAACATTTTGATTACGAAAAATTTTATAAATATCAAAATTTTTTATCACTAAAAGACAAACGTGGTATAGGTTCTTTGAATACTTTCAATATCTATAATAATTTATTATGAGAGCGGCCAAACTTATTTTCTGATGGTTTATATAAATCTATATATTCAGAACTAATAAAACCTGTTCATAAAAGAACAAAAGATAATAATTATATAGTAGATCGTACAATCCCTCTAACCGAAGAAGAAATTAAACAAGGCAAAAGCACTTTTACTGACGCAAAATGAATTAACCCAATTCCCGAATACAAAAAATGATTTAATCATTGAAAAGAAATTTTACCTAAAATTATCAATAATACTTGAGATGATAAAACCAAAATCAAAGCAGTAGCTTATTATATTGCTACTAATTCTTTATATCTATCTCCTATAAAACATAAATTTAACTATAATGGATATGGATTTTATAATCCATCTCAAATTTTTACTAATGATCCTGAAATTCAATGCGTTGGATATTCGATGAATTTAGCTGCAGCACTAACAATTTTAAACATTCCAGTTCGAATTTTAGGTGGACCTGTTGCAATAGATGTTTCTAATCCTGTTCCAGATGGATATCACGCTTGAAACGAAGTTTATGTTGATGGAAGATGAAAAGCAATTAATTTAACTTGATTTGATTATAGCGAAACAACTAATTTTTCTAAAGAAACTTTCGAACTTAAAGATGATGAAGACTTATTTTTAGAAAGAAGTTCTAAACATATGGACCAATTTAAACTTGAAATTAGTTCATATGAAACTACTATAATGTTTTTTAAAAATCCTAAAGAATACGAATACAAAGATCTTCCTGAAAGTATTTAA
- a CDS encoding DUF6088 family protein, with protein MQTLKQQIEQTMFQNPGKIYIASDFLELGDKNNIKLILHRLNKEGKIERLINGLYVKPYYSNILKRYSYPRPEEVAQKIAQKNGWTIAPAKNATLNYTGVSTQVPAVFEYISNGLSKEYYYRVWKITFIRRPKKYISSHSLKFIILIEAIRTLGKKYINNSEIRDLAYYAQNIREDLLLDTMNLDFWIRNVLLKIKEINDNR; from the coding sequence ATGCAAACATTAAAGCAACAAATTGAACAAACTATGTTTCAAAATCCTGGAAAGATTTATATTGCTAGCGATTTTTTAGAACTAGGGGATAAAAATAATATTAAATTAATTTTACACCGGTTAAATAAAGAAGGTAAAATTGAAAGGTTAATTAATGGTCTATATGTTAAACCTTATTATAGCAATATCCTTAAAAGATATTCTTATCCAAGACCCGAAGAAGTTGCGCAAAAAATCGCCCAGAAAAATGGTTGAACTATTGCTCCTGCTAAAAATGCAACACTTAATTACACTGGTGTATCAACACAAGTTCCTGCTGTTTTTGAATATATTTCGAATGGACTTTCAAAAGAATATTATTATCGTGTTTGAAAAATTACTTTTATTCGCAGACCAAAAAAATACATCAGTTCACATTCATTGAAATTTATAATTTTAATTGAGGCAATCAGAACTCTTGGTAAAAAATACATTAACAACTCAGAAATACGAGATTTAGCTTATTATGCTCAGAACATTCGGGAAGATTTATTATTAGACACAATGAATCTTGATTTTTGAATTCGCAATGTTTTATTAAAAATTAAGGAAATTAATGACAATCGATAA